A region of Argentina anserina chromosome 5, drPotAnse1.1, whole genome shotgun sequence DNA encodes the following proteins:
- the LOC126796047 gene encoding F-box/kelch-repeat protein At3g06240-like — protein MSDEPTRVCSSFSSDIISDILSRLPVKDLCRFRCVSKSWLSLILDPQFVKMHSKKTIENEDLMYQRRKLLFTDDKYDSLYSFNLDQFLDHYKDHPFLNGTVNCSGDDDAIGDDYDGDLVVTRIKLPGCFGDAEYWRVVSYCCGLVLLLDQLTEEFVVANPATRKYKKLPSVSAQFGGKTLMCDDGFCYDQSADDFKVVNWTSSDDGMDVFVFALKTGSWTRMMRLPFRTGGFKSTGILLNGSLHWVMKRLDDNTRVIVSLNVAEAVVREIPLPPDFDVGQRDLLKLVLFFNDSLGFTTLYGTGTVDEINLTIHSEFWVMKEYGVAESLTKIEFSSDLECFILPFGYWKENHALFCSQEGEQLVMYNSNDLSGHGLSIPGYPTITGAGFYVESLVSLDDNRDFN, from the coding sequence ATGTCAGACGAGCCGACAAGGGTCTGCAGTAGCTTCTCGTCGGATATCATATCCGACATTCTCTCGCGGTTGCCAGTCAAGGACTTATGTCGCTTCAGGTGTGTTTCCAAGTCTTGGCTTTCGCTAATCTTAGACCCCCAATTTGTGAAGATGCATTCCAAAAAAACCATTGAAAATGAGGATCTGATGTACCAGAGAAGAAAACTCTTATTTACTGATGACAAATACGATTCACTTTACTCTTTCAACCTTGATCAGTTTCTGGATCATTACAAGGATCATCCCTTTCTGAACGGTACTGTTAACTGtagtggtgatgatgatgctaTAGGTGATGATTATGATGGTGATCTAGTTGTTACTAGAATCAAACTGCCTGGTTGTTTCGGGGATGCTGAATATTGGCGGGTTGTGTCTTACTGTTGTGGCCTAGTGTTGCTGTTAGATCAGTTGACAGAGGAGTTTGTTGTGGCTAACCCAGCAACTAGGAAATATAAGAAATTGCCATCTGTGTCTGCACAGTTTGGTGGTAAAACCCTCATGTGTGACGATGGGTTCTGTTATGATCAATCTGCTGATGATTTCAAAGTGGTTAATTGGACGTCCTCGGATGATGGAATGGATGTATTTGTCTTTGCATTGAAAACTGGTTCTTGGACTAGAATGATGCGATTACCCTTCAGAACTGGTGGTTTTAAAAGCACTGGGATCCTGCTTAATGGATCACTTCATTGGGTGATGAAAAGACTGGATGATAACACACGGGTGATTGTGTCTCTCAATGTAGCGGAAGCAGTGGTTCGGGAAATTCCACTGCCGCCTGATTTTGATGTAGGACAAAGGGATTTACTGAAATTAGTACTGTTCTTCAATGACAGCCTTGGTTTCACTACTTTATATGGTACTGGAACGGTAGATGAGATCAATCTAACAATACATAGTGAATTTTGGGTTATGAAGGAATACGGGGTGGCAGAGTCTTTGACTAAAATAGAATTCTCCTCGGACTTGGAATGTTTTATCTTGCCTTTCGGTTACTGGAAAGAAAATCATGCTCTCTTCTGCTCCCAGGAAGGTGAGCAGTTGGTAATGTACAATTCTAATGATTTGAGCGGTCATGGTCTATCAATTCCTGGATATCCAACCATTACTGGGGCTGGTTTCTACGTTGAAAGCCTTGTATCACTGGATGATAATCGTGATTTTAATTAG